In Microbacterium terrisoli, the genomic stretch TCACGTGGTGGGCGCCGAGCACCTTCAGGCGCAGCGGGAGGCCGACGCCGTCGACACTGACCGTGCACCGCGTGCCGGCGGCATCCGTCTCGATGTCATCGGCGCGCACGTCGGCCGACGGGCCCGTGCCGAACCACCGGACCGCCAGCCCGCGCTCCTGCGCGATCGAGGCCATCGAGGCGACACGGCCGTCGTCGGCGTTCAGTACGGCGACACCGCCCGGGCGCAGCGCACGGATCAGCTCGGCCTTGGCCTTCACCGTGCCCTCGATGCCGCCGAAGCCGCCGGCATGGGCCATGCCCACCATCAGCACGACGCCGATGTCGGGTTGGACAAGACCGGCCAGGTGCGCGATGGCGCCGGGGCCGGAGGCGCCGAACTCGCTGACCAGGAAGCGGGTCGACGGCGTCACGCGCAGCATGGTCAGCGGCGCGCCGACCTCGTTGTTGAACGACGCGCGCGGAGCGACGGTCTCGCCCTCGTCCTGCAGAATGCGCGCCAGAAGGTTCTTCGTGGTCGTCTTGCCGTTGGAGCCGGTGATGCCGACGATGCGCAGCTGCCCGCCCGCCCGCACACGCGCGACGACCTCGCGCGCGAGATCGGCCAGCGCCTGGACCGCGTCGGGCACCACGATCTGGGTGACGGCGGCCTCGACGGTGTGCTCGACGATGGCCAGCACGGCGCCTGCGGCCACGGCGGCGCCGACGAACAGGTGTCCGTCGGTGGCCTCGCCGGGCTTGGCGACGAAGATCCCGCCGGGCTCCATCTGACGCGAGTCGGTGTCGACCGCACCCGAGACGACCGTCTGGTCGGTGTCGGATCCGGCAAGGTGAAGCTGCCCGCCGACGGCGCGGGCGAGCTCGTGGAGTGTGAGTGCGATCATGTGAAATGCGGGCCCGCGGGGTCAGCCGAACTTCGGCAGAATGGTCGGCTTGCTGGTGGCCGGCATGACCCGGTACGTCTTGAGAACCTGGGTCATCGCCTTCTGGAAGTACGGCGCGTTGGCCGAAGATGACCTTACCTTAGTCGGCTCGTCGAGCGTGACGGCGACGAGGTACTGCGGGTCGTTCGCCGGGGCGAATCCGATCATCGTCGTGTAGTAGACACCGGCCTTGTAATGCCCGTTCGCCGCGATCTGACCGGTACCGGTCTTCACGCCGATCCGGTAGCCGGGGATCTTGATCATCTTGGCGTACGAGGCCTGCAGCGCGACGTTCTCGAGGATCTCGCGCATCTGCGCCGATGTCTTGGAGCTGATCACGCGTGTGGCCTTCGGCAGCGTCGGCTTGACGACCGTGCCGTCGGGCTTGGTGCACGATTCCACCAGCTGCAGCGGCTTCTTCACGCCGCCGTCGATGATCGCGTCGT encodes the following:
- a CDS encoding UDP-N-acetylmuramoyl-tripeptide--D-alanyl-D-alanine ligase translates to MIALTLHELARAVGGQLHLAGSDTDQTVVSGAVDTDSRQMEPGGIFVAKPGEATDGHLFVGAAVAAGAVLAIVEHTVEAAVTQIVVPDAVQALADLAREVVARVRAGGQLRIVGITGSNGKTTTKNLLARILQDEGETVAPRASFNNEVGAPLTMLRVTPSTRFLVSEFGASGPGAIAHLAGLVQPDIGVVLMVGMAHAGGFGGIEGTVKAKAELIRALRPGGVAVLNADDGRVASMASIAQERGLAVRWFGTGPSADVRADDIETDAAGTRCTVSVDGVGLPLRLKVLGAHHVMNAIAALTAAAVLGVEASAAIARLETVELAERWRMQPMGSDRVRIINDAYNASPDSMSAALRTLAQITGPDERTVAVLGAMSELGEYAGEEHDRIGELAVRLHIQRIVVVGAEARRLFLAAVGEGSWDGEAMFFATADEAYDYLMGELRDGDRVLVKSSNSVGLRFLGDRLGESFS